One genomic window of Chitinophagaceae bacterium includes the following:
- a CDS encoding transglycosylase domain-containing protein: MLKNKKSTPFIKYFWYCVLGSITFFFLMLLLAAVGAFGKMPSFEEIENPRSSLATEVYSSDGVLLGKYYFQNRSTSSFEEIPVMIRNCLTATEDVRFYSHSGIDYWGTLRAALSTLVGDKEGGSTITQQLAKNLFPRPSSNIFATLLSKFKEWVIAIKLERRYTKDEILNLYLQTVAFSENSYGIKSAAHTYFNKTPDSLRVEEASLLIGMLNGSTIYNPRRHPDFALTRRNIVMSQMKKNGFLTQAAYDSLKQIPIILNYMSPDHNEGAATYFREFLRQDLTQFCKDHLKPDGSQYNIYKDGLRIYTTINYKMQLYAEDAVQKHMRDLQKQFNQSYKGSVPWGKNEKFIEDAMKRSERWSKMKAAGISEDSVRIAFKTKIPMTVFSYKGEIDTTMSPYDSIRYYKFFLHCGFMAMDPTNGNILAWVGGINHHYFQYDHVNINAKRQVGSTIKPILYTLAIDNGYSPCFQVPNEKISFPEFQDWTPSNSDGKYGGMVTLYQGLQNSINTVSAFLMKQLGPQPMIDLSRRMGITSDMPPYPSICLGVPDISVYEMTGAYGTFANQGTYTRPRYLLRIEDNKGSVIQDFTSKQVEVVSEQVAYVMVKMLENVVDHGTASRLRGKFEITAEMGGKTGTTQDNTDGWFMGITPQIVGGCWVGGEERIIRFKSMFYGQGASMALPIWAYFIKSCYADKSLNISTTAHFTPPSGELSIETDCSKYNEENGQQNTDFIFGTGEKNQ, encoded by the coding sequence ATGTTAAAAAATAAGAAGTCAACGCCATTCATAAAATATTTCTGGTACTGCGTGTTGGGTAGTATCACTTTCTTTTTTTTAATGTTGTTACTGGCAGCAGTAGGCGCATTCGGGAAGATGCCTTCCTTCGAGGAAATAGAAAATCCGCGCAGTTCACTCGCTACTGAAGTATATTCATCTGATGGTGTGTTGCTTGGTAAATATTATTTTCAGAACCGCTCTACGTCCTCTTTTGAAGAAATTCCGGTAATGATCCGCAATTGCCTCACCGCAACAGAGGATGTGCGGTTTTACAGTCATTCCGGCATCGATTATTGGGGCACTTTAAGGGCAGCGCTTTCTACACTTGTCGGAGATAAGGAAGGTGGCAGTACCATTACACAGCAATTGGCTAAGAATCTTTTTCCAAGACCTTCATCAAACATTTTTGCTACGCTCCTGTCGAAATTCAAAGAATGGGTAATAGCGATCAAGCTTGAAAGAAGATATACAAAAGATGAAATTCTAAATCTTTATCTGCAAACTGTCGCTTTCAGTGAAAACTCTTACGGTATTAAATCCGCGGCACATACTTATTTCAATAAAACACCCGACTCATTGCGCGTTGAAGAAGCTTCATTGCTCATCGGAATGCTGAATGGAAGCACCATCTACAATCCAAGACGTCATCCTGATTTTGCATTAACACGCAGAAACATCGTGATGTCGCAGATGAAAAAAAATGGCTTTCTCACGCAAGCGGCATATGATTCTCTGAAGCAGATACCTATCATTCTCAATTATATGAGTCCTGATCACAATGAAGGAGCTGCTACGTACTTCCGTGAATTCCTGCGACAGGATCTCACACAATTCTGCAAAGATCATTTGAAGCCGGATGGTTCTCAATACAATATTTATAAAGACGGACTTCGTATTTATACCACCATCAATTATAAAATGCAGTTGTATGCCGAAGACGCGGTACAAAAGCACATGCGTGATTTGCAAAAGCAATTCAATCAAAGTTACAAGGGTTCTGTACCGTGGGGCAAGAATGAAAAATTTATTGAAGACGCGATGAAGAGAAGTGAACGATGGTCGAAGATGAAAGCTGCAGGCATTTCAGAAGATTCGGTTCGTATTGCTTTCAAAACAAAAATTCCGATGACTGTATTTTCCTATAAAGGCGAAATAGATACCACCATGTCGCCCTATGATTCCATCCGGTATTATAAATTCTTTTTGCATTGTGGATTTATGGCTATGGATCCCACCAATGGAAACATCCTTGCCTGGGTAGGTGGCATCAACCATCATTATTTTCAATACGACCATGTAAACATCAATGCAAAAAGGCAGGTTGGTTCTACCATTAAACCCATTCTTTACACACTGGCCATTGACAATGGTTACTCACCATGTTTCCAGGTTCCGAATGAAAAAATTTCTTTTCCGGAATTTCAGGATTGGACACCTTCCAATTCAGATGGGAAATACGGTGGAATGGTTACCCTTTACCAGGGACTTCAGAATTCCATCAATACCGTCAGCGCATTTCTGATGAAACAATTAGGTCCGCAGCCAATGATTGATTTATCAAGACGGATGGGCATCACCAGCGACATGCCACCCTATCCTTCCATTTGCCTGGGTGTGCCCGATATTTCAGTTTATGAAATGACGGGAGCTTATGGAACATTCGCGAATCAGGGTACTTATACAAGGCCACGTTACCTGTTACGCATTGAAGACAACAAAGGAAGTGTGATACAGGATTTTACTTCCAAACAAGTAGAAGTTGTTTCTGAACAAGTAGCCTATGTGATGGTAAAGATGCTGGAAAATGTGGTGGACCATGGAACTGCCAGCCGCCTCAGGGGTAAGTTTGAAATTACAGCGGAGATGGGTGGAAAAACCGGTACCACACAGGACAATACCGATGGTTGGTTTATGGGCATCACACCACAAATTGTAGGCGGTTGTTGGGTAGGTGGTGAAGAACGGATCATCAGGTTTAAATCAATGTTCTACGGCCAGGGTGCCAGCATGGCTTTGCCGATATGGGCTTATTTTATTAAAAGTTGTTATGCAGACAAATCGCTGAATATTTCCACTACAGCGCATTTTACACCTCCTTCCGGTGAGCTGAGCATCGAAACCGATTGCTCTAAATACAATGAAGAAAACGGCCAACAGAACACTGATTTTATTTTTGGTACGGGGGAAAAGAATCAGTAG
- a CDS encoding tetratricopeptide repeat protein yields MHRKQHRLFSVLFTVLILSSCSSGKKGGQSYFGRVYHNTSAHYNGYYYAKLKMTETEQQMRSGKKDDYTKLLPIYDIGNADDAAAGSEMDSVIKRLTVVVKLHPKSKWADDCYFNIGKAYYYKKNYEAALATFQYVSSEFKEKAPSTSSAASKKKKKKGKPMTKAQRDAQREKEEAKAASDNEGGALSFLKHQPIRNIDLLWMVRCYANLRNFSDAQAIIAYLEEGNKFPKDLSEDLALTKAYVNIQQKQYEKAIDPMQIATDLTKNMKDKTRYTFILAQLNQLNGNYANAIKKFGEVASLRPSYEMEFNARINAGKIFIQSGVGSYKEVMAQLVEMSHDERYVDYNDQIYYYMALVNLRQDKEEEAVVNLETSIKNSFADINQKGLSFLKLGELSFLDQDYMTAQPSYDSAVAFLDPKFDTLDRVKEIHAVLDRIAQANRIIFVQDSLQKLAKMSEKERNKIIDNAITTAERKKQYEAKDTMLSLETQKIQELPGNQAGTSGNWYFYNTSTKATGYNEFIKKWGNRPPEDNWRRSDKKSNDAQVADNSGESVEDKEAILAANKASEGVSESQKMAENIPLTKEKMAVSNGILFDAYYDLGTIYKSDLKNIPKAIETFEKMAARFPDMENITSVYYNLYLLYTQTGNVAKAESYKQLILQNPTSVYAMVISDPDYLNKKDAQKHELSNYYASTYDYYTQEQYKDVIKRIRAADSLFRPNPLEPKFDLLEAMVKGKTLGRQEYIDALDSIVKKYPSGEVHDKAIEILIALGVQQAAAPLNKQSDPMSKNKQNSKVAPYQLHEGNPHYLVVVFNTISPKTKDVSAGLSDFNKAKHALDNYKVTPQLLDTKTQIIVVKQMKNKDAAMTYYNEVSDSETLFESVEDIGYSIFVIDDKNFPLFYQRKDVAEYEDFFSKNYENEEEEESDDGE; encoded by the coding sequence TTGCATAGAAAACAACACCGGCTCTTTTCGGTACTTTTTACTGTTTTAATCTTGTCGTCCTGCTCTTCCGGCAAGAAAGGCGGACAATCTTATTTTGGCCGGGTTTATCACAATACCAGTGCCCATTACAACGGGTATTACTATGCAAAATTGAAAATGACGGAAACCGAGCAGCAAATGCGCTCCGGAAAAAAAGACGATTATACAAAACTCCTTCCTATCTACGACATTGGAAATGCTGACGACGCTGCTGCCGGAAGCGAAATGGATTCAGTCATCAAAAGATTAACTGTTGTTGTCAAGCTTCATCCAAAAAGCAAATGGGCAGACGATTGTTATTTCAATATTGGCAAAGCATATTATTACAAGAAGAATTACGAAGCGGCACTCGCAACATTTCAATATGTATCTTCTGAATTTAAAGAAAAGGCCCCATCCACTTCATCCGCTGCTTCTAAAAAGAAAAAGAAGAAAGGCAAACCCATGACCAAAGCGCAGCGCGATGCTCAGCGTGAAAAAGAAGAAGCGAAAGCGGCTTCAGACAACGAAGGCGGCGCACTGAGTTTTCTGAAACATCAACCCATTCGTAATATTGACCTGTTGTGGATGGTTCGTTGTTATGCCAACCTGAGGAATTTTTCAGATGCGCAAGCTATTATCGCCTATCTCGAAGAGGGCAATAAGTTTCCTAAAGATCTAAGTGAAGATCTTGCACTGACAAAAGCATATGTTAATATTCAACAGAAGCAATACGAGAAGGCGATTGATCCGATGCAGATCGCTACTGACCTTACTAAGAATATGAAAGATAAAACGCGTTATACTTTCATTCTTGCTCAGCTCAACCAACTGAACGGCAACTATGCAAACGCGATTAAGAAATTCGGTGAAGTAGCCAGCCTGAGACCGTCTTATGAAATGGAATTTAATGCCCGTATTAATGCCGGTAAAATTTTCATTCAGTCGGGTGTTGGCTCCTATAAAGAGGTAATGGCGCAACTGGTTGAGATGTCGCACGATGAACGCTATGTTGATTACAACGACCAAATCTATTATTACATGGCCCTGGTAAACCTGCGGCAGGATAAAGAAGAAGAAGCCGTAGTGAATCTGGAAACATCTATTAAAAACAGTTTCGCGGATATCAATCAAAAAGGACTTTCCTTTCTAAAATTAGGAGAACTGAGTTTTCTTGATCAGGACTATATGACAGCACAGCCCAGCTATGACAGCGCAGTGGCTTTTTTGGATCCGAAGTTTGACACACTTGATCGTGTAAAAGAAATTCATGCAGTGTTAGATCGCATCGCGCAGGCAAACAGGATCATCTTTGTGCAGGACAGTTTGCAAAAACTCGCAAAGATGAGTGAAAAAGAAAGGAATAAAATTATTGACAATGCGATCACAACCGCTGAGCGCAAAAAACAATATGAAGCCAAAGACACTATGTTGAGTCTGGAGACTCAGAAAATTCAGGAACTCCCGGGCAATCAGGCAGGAACCTCCGGCAACTGGTACTTCTACAATACTTCTACAAAAGCGACAGGTTACAATGAGTTTATAAAGAAGTGGGGCAACCGTCCGCCGGAAGATAACTGGCGGCGAAGCGATAAAAAATCAAATGATGCCCAGGTTGCTGACAATAGCGGAGAAAGCGTAGAAGACAAGGAAGCAATATTGGCTGCGAATAAAGCAAGTGAAGGTGTAAGCGAATCGCAAAAGATGGCGGAGAATATTCCACTCACGAAGGAAAAAATGGCCGTATCGAACGGCATTCTGTTCGACGCTTATTATGATCTGGGAACTATTTATAAAAGCGATCTGAAAAATATTCCGAAGGCCATCGAAACATTTGAAAAGATGGCCGCCCGTTTTCCGGACATGGAAAATATTACTTCTGTATACTATAACCTCTATCTTCTTTACACACAAACAGGCAACGTTGCAAAAGCGGAAAGCTATAAACAACTGATTTTGCAAAACCCAACCAGTGTATATGCGATGGTAATCAGTGACCCTGATTACTTAAATAAAAAAGACGCTCAGAAGCATGAGTTGAGTAATTATTACGCTTCTACTTACGACTATTATACACAGGAACAATATAAGGACGTAATAAAACGGATTCGGGCAGCAGACAGTTTATTCAGGCCAAATCCACTGGAACCTAAGTTTGACTTATTGGAGGCCATGGTAAAAGGTAAAACACTGGGCCGCCAGGAATACATTGATGCACTTGATTCCATCGTAAAAAAATATCCAAGTGGCGAGGTACACGATAAAGCAATTGAAATATTGATTGCACTTGGTGTACAACAGGCTGCGGCTCCGTTAAACAAGCAAAGTGATCCGATGAGTAAAAACAAGCAAAATTCCAAGGTCGCTCCTTATCAGTTGCATGAAGGAAATCCGCATTATTTAGTGGTCGTCTTCAATACCATTTCACCCAAAACAAAAGATGTTTCTGCCGGTCTTTCTGATTTCAATAAGGCAAAGCATGCACTCGATAATTATAAAGTAACGCCACAATTGCTCGATACCAAGACACAGATCATAGTTGTAAAACAAATGAAAAACAAGGATGCTGCAATGACTTACTACAATGAGGTTTCTGATTCCGAAACCCTTTTTGAATCTGTGGAAGACATTGGCTATTCCATTTTTGTAATTGATGACAAAAATTTCCCGCTCTTTTATCAGCGCAAGGATGTAGCTGAATATGAAGACTTCTTTTCCAAAAATTATGAGAATGAAGAAGAGGAAGAAAGCGATGATGGTGAGTGA